From the genome of Salvia splendens isolate huo1 chromosome 7, SspV2, whole genome shotgun sequence:
GACCAGTCACACTCCATGCTATATCCTTTCTTCAACAGCACCTCCGGAGCAATATAATCAGGTGTACCAACAGTAGAAAATGCCTTCAAAAGACAAAGTGAAGATGAGAAATTAAATAGAGAAGTTAAAATCTGATGCCGGTATTTTGCTGCTTTTTGCAATAATTCACCATCCCCCCAAAGAGCAAGTTTCTGGAGAAGGAAAAAACATGCATCGCATCTCATTGCTTACCAACTTTCTCCTGTTCATCTGCCAGTGCTGAAGTTGTTCACGGGGACTTCTCCAACTACTAGCATTGGCAGCATCAGGAAAACGGCCGTCAATGTCCATTGGTTCCCTTATGTTTTCATCATCCAATTCTTCGTTTTCATTCACCGTGGACAAAGTCCTACAGTCAAGTGGCTTGCATAAACCAAAATCTGAGAGCTTCATGTGACCGTTCTTATCAAGAAGAAGATTGTCTGGTTTGATATCCCTGATGAGAAAAACAAAGGGGATCAGAAGGCTAAgtcttaaaataaaataattgcatCAATGTAACAATCGTTTGTAGGATATATACATCAAATCACACAAACCTGTGAATATAATTATGCTTGTGAATAGATTCAATAGCCAGCACACTCTGAGCAATGTAAAATTTAGCCACATTTTCAGACAATGTGTCTTCTCTCATCAACAGAGTCATCATGTCACCTCCAGGGAGATATTCCATGATAAGATATAAATACTCGGGATCTTGAAAAGAGTAGTACAGTTTAACTATACAATGGCTTCCCACTTCTGCCAATAGGTTCCTTTCTGCTCTTACATGCTCCACCTGAGGAACATATAACATTTTCACGGACATTAGGACATCTCGACTAATGGACAAGTTTTTCCTAAAATTTCATAATAAGTGGATTAATAAACTGATTCAAAATGGTAAGATATTCAAATTATGCTTTATCAATGTTTTTACCTGTCCCCTTGAGACCATTTCTGATTTCTTCAACTTCTTCATGGCATAAATATTTCCAGATTTTTTCTCCCGGCATAGTCGGACCTAAAATGTCAAAGATAGAGCAATTACAAATAGTCAcatttacaaactcatcagaTTTCAggaacaaattaaaatatggcatgcaaaataaaatttatatccGAGAGTGACACCAACCTCACCAAAGGCTCCGCGTCCAATAATAGTAAGAAGCTCAAAATCATCTACACATATCTTGTTTCTCCTCAGTCTCATGAACTCCGTTTCTTTCCTTTCCAAATCTTTGATCAAATTTATCTGTTCGTCTTTGGGCACATCTGAAGAGGCCAACTTCCTTTCGAGTACCCACCTCCTAGAGCcatacatgcatatatatatataatatatatatatatatatatatatatataggaaaatgatcaatacaaaacttgatctcaatacaaaatccaaaccaaatcctgaccatgagatttgacaatccaatggtcaataattaaacaaaaacacggagggtcattgtaaagcagttttaggtcatattataaactttgggtttgaggtcatgttaagatcatttcatgtcatccttactataatgacgtaaaaataagcttacaatgacctaaaaatgacttttgtatgcttggttctgcatttttgtattaagaatggttttgcatggatcaaaaccctatatatatattagcaTCAAAACTAGTGTCGCCAATAACACTAAAGAGTAAAGAGCAATCTAAACTTTCCAAACTGGCTTGAAATATCTTTATAGGGAAGATACATCAGAACTTTTTAGATGAGTCTCGCTATAATCACATAGAGGCAGACATGTCTTTTGATATTTGATAAAAGAGAAGTTTCTTTTCCAGGTCAAAAATTACGAATGTTATATTCACGCGGAACTGGAAGACTGGAACTGCCGATCACTTGAGTTTCTTCTTCCTATAAAAGGCGTCTAACTACCACTAAAATCTActaatattaaaagaatatggAAGCATATATTGTTCCAAGAGTAAACGAATCACAGTTAACCTCCGCCTCCGGCATCACACTttttagtatttaaattaagtaCCGGAAAGTAAACCGCCTTTCAATCCACAGAAACACTCCAATGATTCCAACAAACGGCATCAATCGCATTGCTTGGCTAATTTATCAGTAGGGATTCACACAACTTTGGGTTGAATATAAAAACAGATCATGAAAGATTTTCCAGCCTCCCTCTCTAGTAGGCAAAATGTTTGCCATACATATGCATACAACAGCAAACATAACTTGGAAACTAAACCGATTTTCCTAATTTGAACATAATTCACTTACAAATCCATAGAGTTCAGTCTCTGAAACACTAAAATCGAAACCATTCGTATCTTAATTAACTGTTGAAAACCTAAATTTGCAGAGCAATTAGACCACAAAAACGACAGAAATATCAAAGCAGACACTAGATCTCGAAAACCACGCATTTCATCGCAGCTCGAAACAATCAATTCTCGCCACTGAGCTGCATTTTCGAAGCACAGAATATGCAAAACAGTAAAACCAAACGATTTCGCCATTTCGAAGCATACCTCTCTTTCCGCTCCTGTATGCTTTTCATCTGATTTTTGTAGTGGTTCTCGATGTACTTTTTCGCTGCTGCCACTTTTTCCATAGTCAAACTCGAACCTAGAATTTCTTCTTCGCCGCTCTTGTCGTTGCTCTTTTCCTCCTCCATTCAATCTgaatctctctctcactctctctctagattTCCAATTAGTCACTGTACCTTCTcttctctcctctcctctccttgATACCTTGTCTacttcaatatatatatatatatacgtacAAGCTACAGCAAACTGAGTCTTTATGTTTTACTGTACGGCGTCGTTTCAGCTCAATTTTCCGGACAGGATTTTCTACTTTTCCCCAACGCACATTCTATTCAAGTCCGTGCGAATGCGATTCATTGTCGTCCAAATTTTTACTGGATTTATTTACACCATTTATATACGttacatttttaattatgttcATAAAATTATTTCTAATCATAATTATAATCTTATCAAACGCCCAACAAATCATGTAATAAAACAATATTGAAACTAAAATTTACGGTATTGATTTTTCAGTAATTTTGAACGactcaataaataattttatgaatATGGTTTGTTGATCGATTTGCGGGTTTCAATAGAAAAAGGTACTACTAACATTTATAAATTACAGTAATAGATctatcatatttttaaaataggaaAAGGTAACGATGATAAATTAATTATGGGCCAAATGACAAGATCTTACTATTTGGCAGCTGGAGTAGATACTCCtactatattaattaaattattattcgtCGGTGGAACAATGTTTCTTATTTTATGTTTACATTTTAGTAATCTAATATTCTGACACTTTGCTCATTTGATAATTAGATGAGTTTTTTGCActccaaattttataataacaTTATTGGTGGAAAATTACTTTCATATTTAATCACAAGTCAATCGTTTGCTATCTAGTGATCCATCATCCCttcataattgattatattttgcTTTCACTTTGTGCATAAGGTGGAGTattaggtcatccgcaacgctgtctcttatccgtctgtctcatctcttaactatttatGGGCTCCACTggacttttcactccatctcttaactaagagatagCACATGCAACCCACCATCTcctatccgtctcttaaccatctaatcccttaactattcattcaatttcattttttatttttatttccaacaatttcaattaataaaaacacacttcattaaataaaataaaattacaacttaaaatcctaaaaaaaatacatagttaaattcgtggcaaaataaataaaaaaagacataatttaaaatacaaatttatagaaattataaaaactactccgccggcgaatcatcccccgaaggcggtggcggtgcaccgaatggaggcggaataccaagttgtcccgccTGATACACAATGTCGGCATGATGAGCTTGATATTGGGGGTACGTCATCCGGGAAGTGTCTGtcatcgtggcggtgaagtacatggacattagggaggagGGCTGCCCTTGGgaacccgcctggcttgattcatctcggcccctcctccctctagccgccgtCACCGCCTTGGTCCCTTCCGGCCGACGTCGCACACGGGAGGACCCCTGCATCGTCTGTcatgccctcaacctcctgcgaggcaacctcttgtgcggcgctgcctgaaccgccccactagacgagtattggccacccgcgcgtgtgcttcgtgcgtttcgagatCGAGCCCGTGCTGTACTGGACACCGCCAGTCCACCTTTcgacgtctttgacggcctcccaaacatcgacatgtttgaattctttgccgttgtcgtcgaaatagactcgcaaagccgatctcagattGTCGGCTCTAGTGGctcgctttggtaatgagccgcttcattcttgtagatgccgcataattttttgacctctttgtcgactcggtcaaaacgACTTCgaagcatcttcaatgtgcggcgacgggaccccttcggcttaatctcgttgtaggcataggtgaccttttcccaaaagcacttccgggattgttaaTTCCCGACGaagggatcgtacgagacgctgatccaggcgttgtacagagccatcgtgtccttgcggctgtacggatgacggcctacatcctcctcctcctaggcctcctcctcctcttcctccacggcgtcgaatgccctggagcttccaccgcctcgtcctccttccggattgggttcatccagATAATCCTccataatttgggataatccctgagAATACCTCGGGGCAGAGGGaagagcgtatgcatccacatcaaaataaggtggttggtaccccgccgaCGTCAACGAGCCTTGGATGCCAGGCGTCGACGAACCgaaaccggaaccacccaaggcattgtacatgcccctagtcgccaaacgcgttgatgtcaaacccgccggagccgccagagtttccgtcgccggacattttgtgatgaaaattggaaatgttagatgaaaattggagaggaaatggaggtgatttgggaagaatagatgtgtgtttgtgtgtataatggggatgaaatatgagtatttataaagtaaaaaaacggtcgaaaacggtaacattaccgtttgaatttttaatttttttattaaattcaaatatttaaaaaaaaataatttattgcgtcagcgtgacgatgcccactcgcgggctggcgagtgggcgtcactcctagcgccagcgcgtggcgagctggcgcgccagccgtctcggtgggacgagcgtctcggcgagaccgaggagagacgggacgctgcaacgtgTCTCGCTgtcgtctcgtctcggagggacgagatacgagACACCCGCGCGACGCGTGTGCTCTTAGtaactaacaaaaaaaatactagtacaaaAAATTGAAGGGTAAAAGTGAAAACGTAGTATATTAATAGTACAAATAAGaggtagtagtattattttttcgcagtgacaaaatattaaaaaaaaaaattgaaattcatgtatttatatatctaaataCGTAATAAAACCCTAcccataaaacataaaaaagtaTACTCCATACTTTAATTCATCAAAAATCTATCCTTCAAATGGGGGATCCTTATTGGCGATACGCTACCGGCGACGGCGCTGGCGGTCGTCCGTCGTCCTCGGAGGTAGGTATGTATGCCTGCCTTTCTTGCAGATATCTGAAATATCTAACTTTGAATTCAGTAATTGGCTTAAATGCAGCTAGTATATATATGTACGAACATTTGCACAATTCTGTAGCCCTATGCTGTTACACGGTAGCTAAATTGAGTGTAGGATTGTTCGAGCTCTTGTGAGTCCTTATTTAGGGTTGAAGATTGTTTGTTCCATTACTGGTACTGGTACCTGCCACTAGAGTTCAGATTGCTATGGTGTTTTTTTAATGGATTTGGGGGGAATGAATATGGATTAcgaatttgtgttttgtttcAGCTAAATATTTGATGATAGTGAGGTGTGTGTGGTTCTGCTCAGTAGATTGATTATAGAGTGACATAAAAGAGTAGGTTTCAGTATGAATGTCAATTACAGGTTCTCCGTTCAAATATTTTTCCCATTGCTTCTCATGATTTGTTGTGATTTCCAAATTCCAATATCTATATGAATATCTTTTATTCAGAAAGTGGTGGAGTTGAGGACAATCTGCTTGGTTCTCACGGTTTTCGTTGTTTAACGTCCACAAGTATATTCTTGAGATCATTTTCACTCTTGACAATTTTTCGATTACAAAACTAGTACTCAGTCAAGGCTCTCTTTTTTCTGCAATCATCTCGCTCCAGGCTCTCAAAGTCACTTAGTAAAATGTATGGAAAATGTTTAGAGTGCTACCTTATAAAGTTTTCTGCTCTCAGTTTTACTTTCCTTATGTGTTTTAGTTATATCCAGAGGTCTCATAGTTATATAGTTTGCTGCAACAGGACACATATCTCAGGCAACTTTTCCAGGTTATTTGTCATCTGAACCCACTCTAACTTTTCCAGGATACTTGTCGTCTGAACCTAAGGCGACTTTTCCAGGCTACTTGTCACCTGAAACATCAACTCTAGCCAATATAAATGCATATAGCTCTGTTAATCCACGGACTGCTTCCGCAGATTTTTTACGTAAAGATGTGAGTTTTATCTCTTATACATTTGTGTAGCATTGATCCACATGTTAAACAAGTGGTgtcttaattatttttaatttggatttaGATCTTACCATCCCGCCCCGGAACGTATGCCGTAGATGACATTCCTAGTATCCGTGCTGATCCCAGTATCAGTGGATTGATTGCTGGAGCTAGATATAAAGGCTATCCATCATCTTTTGAGGATCCTAATCTGTCGGTGCACCACAGAGATGTTGCGTCAGGGATCAGCACTGTAATCCCTGATGTTGTTGGCTATGACCAGCCCAGGACGGATGGCAATCCTGTTCCAACAGCAGAGTCAAACATTCTTTTTGTTGATGGGCTTCCAACTGACTGTACAAGAAGAGAAATAGGACGTATCCTTTTTGGAGTTGCTCCTTTTTCTAGTTTCAGTTGCTATCTGTCACTGCCAAATATTGGCTTCCTTATGGCTctcactctttttttttgtttatttattctTGTGGGGCTAAAAGGACTGTTATCATGTCTGTATGTCACAAATTTCCACCCTCGTGAAGTATGACCAACAAATAATTTCCAGTGTCATGTGTATAAAGTTGgtaattaattcaattttacATGTAGATATAACAAGAAAGAGATAAGGATTAAGAAACCTGTATGCATTAATGCTATATAGGTGATCATGTTATCTTCTTGGCTTTATAAACTGTTACATTCTGAATTTCATTCCTTGACTTCCAATTAGATCTATTTCGGCCATTTATTGGATTCAGGGAAATCAGACTGGTTCATAAGGAGCCTAGACGTGTAAGTATATTCTTttcttgaattaaattaatactctTTTTCTGTATCAGTCATTCTTATGCTACACCTGATAATAAGCATCAATTATTGTtggaaaatttcaaatttggggTCAATTTGGAAATAAGGTTTCTTAGAGGGCAACTTTTTATGCATTCTGTAAATTGGAAAAACGCCAatgtcattggcgtgtttaaacACGCCAATGGTATTGCCGTCTTTTGGATATATATTTCCTTGTGCCAGTAATAAAACAATTAGGTTGCAACTCAGTGGCAGGGCGTTACTAATTCTCAGTGGAGACCCGGGTTCAAATCTCGCGGATATCCATGCTCGAATCTCTATTTAATGGGAGTATAACTAGTACTCCTACTACtgtaaactaataaataattaatattgtaTACTATTGATCAAGTAAAAGCAGTTTATATAATACTATGagtttataaataaatactaatataatGTGTGAACAATTGAAAATAACCTAATTGTTTAATATAACTAAGCTAATAAATACTAATGAATATGTGGCTACAACTTTCGAACCTTGGACTCTCCTCTGATCTATATGCTCCGCCCCCAGTGAGCTACAAGTTCTTTTGGTATTTAGACCAGTgagctactccctccgttctacagtagttg
Proteins encoded in this window:
- the LOC121811125 gene encoding RNA-binding protein 2-like isoform X3; this encodes MGDPYWRYATGDGAGGRPSSSEVGHISQATFPGYLSPETSTLANINAYSSVNPRTASADFLRKDILPSRPGTYAVDDIPSIRADPSISGLIAGARYKGYPSSFEDPNLSVHHRDVASGISTVIPDVVGYDQPRTDGNPVPTAESNILFVDGLPTDCTRREIGHLFRPFIGFREIRLVHKEPRRRGDKAMVLCFVEFTDAKCAVTAMDALQGYKFDDKKPEAPLLRINFAHFPFRLPNQSSAGTIETEPHPMTNRSSTKKPL
- the LOC121811125 gene encoding uncharacterized protein LOC121811125 isoform X4 is translated as MGDPYWRYATGDGAGGRPSSSEVGYLSSEPKATFPGYLSPETSTLANINAYSSVNPRTASADFLRKDILPSRPGTYAVDDIPSIRADPSISGLIAGARYKGYPSSFEDPNLSVHHRDVASGISTVIPDVVGYDQPRTDGNPVPTAESNILFVDGLPTDCTRREIGHLFRPFIGFREIRLVHKEPRRSSLMRSVLLLLWMPYKVTSSMTRNQRPLY
- the LOC121811125 gene encoding RNA-binding protein 2-like isoform X1, with the translated sequence MGDPYWRYATGDGAGGRPSSSEVGYLSSEPKATFPGYLSPETSTLANINAYSSVNPRTASADFLRKDILPSRPGTYAVDDIPSIRADPSISGLIAGARYKGYPSSFEDPNLSVHHRDVASGISTVIPDVVGYDQPRTDGNPVPTAESNILFVDGLPTDCTRREIGHLFRPFIGFREIRLVHKEPRRRGDKAMVLCFVEFTDAKCAVTAMDALQGYKFDDKKPEAPLLRINFAHFPFRLPNQSSAGTIETEPHPMTNRSSTKKPL
- the LOC121811125 gene encoding RNA-binding protein 2-like isoform X2; protein product: MGDPYWRYATGDGAGGRPSSSEFAATGHISQATFPGYLSPETSTLANINAYSSVNPRTASADFLRKDILPSRPGTYAVDDIPSIRADPSISGLIAGARYKGYPSSFEDPNLSVHHRDVASGISTVIPDVVGYDQPRTDGNPVPTAESNILFVDGLPTDCTRREIGHLFRPFIGFREIRLVHKEPRRRGDKAMVLCFVEFTDAKCAVTAMDALQGYKFDDKKPEAPLLRINFAHFPFRLPNQSSAGTIETEPHPMTNRSSTKKPL
- the LOC121811123 gene encoding serine/threonine-protein kinase tricornered-like, with product MEEEKSNDKSGEEEILGSSLTMEKVAAAKKYIENHYKNQMKSIQERKERRWVLERKLASSDVPKDEQINLIKDLERKETEFMRLRRNKICVDDFELLTIIGRGAFGEVRLCREKKSGNIYAMKKLKKSEMVSRGQVEHVRAERNLLAEVGSHCIVKLYYSFQDPEYLYLIMEYLPGGDMMTLLMREDTLSENVAKFYIAQSVLAIESIHKHNYIHRDIKPDNLLLDKNGHMKLSDFGLCKPLDCRTLSTVNENEELDDENIREPMDIDGRFPDAANASSWRSPREQLQHWQMNRRKLAFSTVGTPDYIAPEVLLKKGYSMECDWWSLGAIMYEMLVGYPPFYADDPMTTCRKIVHWKNHLRFPEDTKISAEAKDLICRLLCDVEHRLGTGGAAQIKAHPWFVGVDWDKLYDMEAAFKPEVTGELDTRNFMKFDELDPPTSSKAGSGPSRKMHLTPEDLSFVGYTYKNFDAIKEALRNKSGTAEDTRSTSPTSVDSRYGELKEMTEGRDVRMNSSMDDVMSP